From Dermochelys coriacea isolate rDerCor1 chromosome 8, rDerCor1.pri.v4, whole genome shotgun sequence, the proteins below share one genomic window:
- the N4BP3 gene encoding NEDD4-binding protein 3, with protein sequence MATAQVPHVTCDPGNCFLDSSLASAPGSCCCGMGSVGSLVEKQDLTPVELRAVLGGSRGFRQPDGLLRKGPSQRELFRLLHGARKESRAERKHQAPGPSRDYESDRENQSPDRYSREHHRGADFSKSSLPERGRFDKCRIRPSAFKAVAGKGLVSMQGLASSKGQKLSKSNGSLHTLLSQGSTSTGTSSQHGPLRTHLLHTISLDEASNSSHNSIQSFPIYPPHFKPAQGQFSASMGHINHIGGSLDRASWGPRDPLAVEKAPLSCKSMATLSLLQSSGEPPPPYEFTYSLEDVVKQLEDRLHEKSGELWQLKRSLSETEDPFTQVFEDKQHLWMDALDELKQMYVTKLQQVTQQAQRSQRALQLQVYKAQQEKKRLQEELSLHQGQCEELRQWQQQCERVSPKLEETRWEVCQKAAEISLLKQQLRDSQEEMAQKLSEIFSLKTQLREAWAEVQAKDLQLAQLGDSFQAPPEPSSSLPLGDAPMPVCQDFSGWETDDSKCWGLHSESGEPPERQVEWLWAELLRERRQGQLQAVNFELERKTWQEEKEKVLRYQREIQASYMEMYQRSQALERELQHLRAEPRDADADSPWIERVESSKI encoded by the exons ATGGCAACAGCACAGGTCCCTCATGTGACCTGTGACCCTGGCAACTGCTTCCTTGACTCGTCCCTAGCCTCTgcgcctgggagctgctgctgcggcaTGGGCAGCGTGGGCAGCCTGGTGGAGAAACAGGACTTGACGCCTGTGGAGCTgagggcagtgctggggggctCGCGGGGGTTTCGGCAGCCGGACGGCCTGCTCCGGAAGGGCCCGAGCCAGCGGGAGCTCTTCAGGCTACTGCACGGCGCCAGGAAGGAGTCCCGGGCCGAGAGGAAGCACCAGGCGCCGGGGCCATCTCGGGACTACGAGAGCGACCGTGAGAACCAGTCCCCTGACCGCTACTCCCGTGAGCACCACCGGGGGGCAGACTTCTCCAAGAGCTCGCTGCCGGAGCGGGGCCGCTTTGACAAG TGTCGGATCAGGCCATCGGCCTTCAAGGCAGTGGCTGGGAAAGGCCTGGTGTCCATGCAGGGCCTGGCCTCATCCAAAGGGCAGAAGCTGTCGAAGAGCAACGGGAGCCTGCACACCCTCCTGTCCCAGGGCAGCACCAGCACCGGTACCTCCTCCCAGCATGGCCCCCTGCGCACCCACCTGCTGCACACCATCAGCTTAGACGAGGCCTCCAATTCCAGCCACAACTCCATCCAGAGCTTCCCAATCTACCCTCCCCACTTCAAACCTGCCCAGGGCCAGTTCAGTGCCTCCATGGGCCATATCAACCACATTGGGGGTTCCCTTGACAGGGCCTCCTGGGGCCCCAGAGACCCCCTGGCAGTGGAGAAAGCACCTCTGTCCTGCAAGAGCATGGCCACGCTAAGCCTCCTGCAAAGCTCTggggagcccccacccccctATGAGTTCACCTACTCCCTGGAGGACGTGGTGAAGCAGCTAGAGGACCGGCTGCACGAGAAGAGTGGGGAGCTGTGGCAGTTGAAGAGGAGCCTTAGTGAGACTGAAGACCCCTTCACACAG GTTTTTGAGGACAAACAGCATCTGTGGATGGATGCACTGGATGAGCTGAAGCAGATGTATGTCACCAAGCTGCAGCAGGTGACCCAGCAGGCCCAGCGCAGCCAGCGGGCGCTGCAGCTGCAGGTCTACAAAGCGCAGCAGGAGAAGAAGCGGctgcaggaggagctgagccTGCACCAGGGCCAGTGTGAGGAGCtgaggcagtggcagcagcagtgtgAACGTGTCAGCCCCAAACTAGAAGAGACCAGGTGGGAG GTTTGTCAGAAGGCAGCTGAGATCTCACTGCTCAAGCAGCAGCTTCGAGACTCCCAGGAGGAGATGGCCCAGAAACTCAGTGAGATCTTCAGCTTGAAGACTCAGCTGCGGGAGGCCTGGGCGGAGGTGCAAGCCAAGGACTTGCAGCTGGCCCAGCTAGGGGACTCCTTCCAggccccaccagagcccagctcctccctccctttgGGGGATGCTCCCATGCCAGTCTGCCAGGACTTCTCTGGCTGGGAAACTGACGACTCCAAGTGTTGGGGTCTTCACAGTGAGAGTGGGGAGCCCCCAGAGAGGCAGGTGGAGTGGCTGTGGGCAGAGCTGCTGCGCGAGCGGCGCCAGGGCCAGCTGCAGGCTGTGAACTTTGAGCTGGAGCGGAAAAcctggcaggaggagaaggagaaagtgcTGCGCTACCAGAGGGAGATCCAGGCAAGCTACATGGAGATGTACCAGCGCAGCCAGGCTTTGGAAAGGGAGCTGCAGCACCTGCGGGCTGAGCCCAGAGATGCTGACGCCGACTCACCCTGGATCGAGAGAGTCGAGTCTTCAAAAATCTGA